TTTTTATCGATCCTGTACATATCCACAGTTTTCTAACATTTACGATTGTAATTCCATCTTTCTATCCCTTGTTTGCGTTTTTTCTGATGTTAATTTCTGCTCTTTTCAAGTGATAAATAAAAAATCAAGCCATTAAATAGCTGACTTTAACGATTATTTTTACTTTTTTGTAAAATAGTCAAAAGTCAATATTGAAGTTGTGGATAAGTAGAGGGATAATGCTTGGATATTATAAAAAAGATAAACAGGTTTATCCCTTTATTCTAATTTTAAAGTGGTAGATCAGCTAGGAGCCTATCGTTGGATCATTCTTTGTGGCAACGCTGCTTGTCAGTATTACAAGAAGAGTTGCCTGCTCAGCAGTTTAGTATGTGGATTAGACCGCTTCAATGTGTCGTAGATAATAATGTCATGACGTTGTATGCGCCAAATCGTTTTGTACTAGACTGGGTTCGTGATAAATATGTTAATCGTATTAATGAATTAGTCAGCTTGGAAGAAAGTGGCAATCCGCCTTTATTGCGTTTTGATGTTGGTAGTATTCCTAAAGTTAAGGTTAGTAGTAATAATACTGCTTCCATGCCTTCCGCGACGCTTAGTCAACCGAAAGCTCCGAATAACCAGGTTCCAGAATCAAACTTACCGAAAAAAACGAATGTTAGAGTTAATTATACCTTTGATAACTTTGTAGAAGGTAAGTCTAATCAATTAGCACGAGCGGCTGCCTCTCAAGTAGCTGATAACCCAGGCTCTGCTTATAACCCCTTGTTTATATATGGTGGAACTGGTTTAGGTAAAACGCATTTGTTACATGCAGTTGGTAACGGTATTTTGTTGAATAAACCTGATGCAAAAATAGCTTATATGCATTCAGAGCGTTTTGTTCAAGATATGGTTCGTGCATTACAAAATAATGCGATTGAAAAATTTAAGCAGTACTACCGTTCTGTTGATGCCTTATTGATAGATGACATTCAATTCTTTGCTAATAAAGAGCGTACACAAGAAGAGTTTTTTCATACCTTTAATGCGTTATTAGAAGGTAATCAACAAATTATTTTAACCAGTGACCGCTATCCAAAAGAAATTGATGGTGTAGAAGATAGATTAAAATCTCGCTTCGGCTGGGGGTTAACCATTGCGATTGAACCGCCGGAGCTTGAAACGCGTGTTGCGATATTAAAAAGAAAGGCACAAGAGAGTCACGTCAATCTCGCTGATGAAGTTGCTTTTTTCATTGCTAAGCGTTTAAGGTCAAACGTTAGGGAATTAGAAGGTGCACTTAATCGTGTAATCGCTAATGCTAATTTTACTGGCAGAGCAATTAATATTGATTTTGTTAAAGAAGCACTAAGAGATTTACTTGCCTTACAGGATAAGTTAGTTACTATCGATAACATACAGAAAACTGTTGCTGAATATTATAAAATCAAAGTATCAGATTTATTATCAAAAAGACGTAATCGTTCGGTAGCAAGACCAAGACAGATAGCAATGGCTTTATCGAAAGATCTCACCAATCATAGCTTACCTGAAATAGGCGAAGCGTTTGGTGGAAAAGACCATACAACGGTATTACATGCTTGTCGGAAAGTAAAAGCATTACGTGAAGAATCTCATGATATTAAAGAAGATTATTCAAATTTAAATAGAACGTTATCTTCCTAACAAAAAGAGTAATAAAGAGTAGGTAAAAAATGAAGTTTTCCTTAAATAGAGAATTATTGTTAAAACCATTGCTATTGGTATCCGGAGCGGTTGAACGTAAAAGTACCTTACCTATTCTTGGTAATGTGTTAATCGAAGTTAGTGAGCAGTCACTTACTTTGACTGCCACAGATTTAGAGTTGGAAATGGTTGCTTATGCAGATATCGATAATGCCGAAGCCAACGGTAAATTAACAATACCAGCACGTAAGCTTTTAGATATTTGTAAAAGCTTACCTGATGGAGCCTTGATTAGCTTCGAATCTACAGAAGATACTGTCACTATTTCTTCCGGTCGAAGTAAGTATTCATTATCTACTTTACCTGCAACAGATTTTCCTAATATTGAAGAGTGGAAAGGCGACGTTGAATTTAAATTAAGTAAAGCTCAGTTATTACGCCTCATTGAAAGTACCCACTTTTCCATGGCTAACCAAGATGTTCGTTATTACTTAAATGGAATGTCTATTGAAACAGAAGCTAATGAAATTCGCTCTGTTGCAACTGACGGTCATCGTTTAGCTATTTGTAAAATTTCAAATGATGAATTACAACTGCCAAATCGGCAGGTGATTGTACCTAGAAAAGGTATTTTAGAAATCATCCGTTTACTTGACCCAGTCGATGAAGAAGTTCAAGTCTTTTTAGGTTCTAATCATATTCGTATTATTGATACTGAATTTTCTTTTACCAGTAAATTAGTTGATGGTCGTTTTCCTGATTATCGCCGAGTTCTTCCGCGCAATGGTGACAAAATACTAAATGCAGACAAAGATCAACTTAAACAAGTTTTATCTAGAGCTTCAATTTTGTCGAATGAAAAATTCAAAGGTGTACGTCTGAATTTTGCTGACAGTGAATTAAAAATTACTGCAAATAATCCTGAACAAGAACAAGCAGAGGAAATTTTAGAAGTGAACTTTCCTTATGAAGATGTCGAGATTGGTTTTAATGTAAACTAT
The Thalassotalea hakodatensis genome window above contains:
- the dnaA gene encoding chromosomal replication initiator protein DnaA, with the protein product MDHSLWQRCLSVLQEELPAQQFSMWIRPLQCVVDNNVMTLYAPNRFVLDWVRDKYVNRINELVSLEESGNPPLLRFDVGSIPKVKVSSNNTASMPSATLSQPKAPNNQVPESNLPKKTNVRVNYTFDNFVEGKSNQLARAAASQVADNPGSAYNPLFIYGGTGLGKTHLLHAVGNGILLNKPDAKIAYMHSERFVQDMVRALQNNAIEKFKQYYRSVDALLIDDIQFFANKERTQEEFFHTFNALLEGNQQIILTSDRYPKEIDGVEDRLKSRFGWGLTIAIEPPELETRVAILKRKAQESHVNLADEVAFFIAKRLRSNVRELEGALNRVIANANFTGRAINIDFVKEALRDLLALQDKLVTIDNIQKTVAEYYKIKVSDLLSKRRNRSVARPRQIAMALSKDLTNHSLPEIGEAFGGKDHTTVLHACRKVKALREESHDIKEDYSNLNRTLSS
- the dnaN gene encoding DNA polymerase III subunit beta — encoded protein: MKFSLNRELLLKPLLLVSGAVERKSTLPILGNVLIEVSEQSLTLTATDLELEMVAYADIDNAEANGKLTIPARKLLDICKSLPDGALISFESTEDTVTISSGRSKYSLSTLPATDFPNIEEWKGDVEFKLSKAQLLRLIESTHFSMANQDVRYYLNGMSIETEANEIRSVATDGHRLAICKISNDELQLPNRQVIVPRKGILEIIRLLDPVDEEVQVFLGSNHIRIIDTEFSFTSKLVDGRFPDYRRVLPRNGDKILNADKDQLKQVLSRASILSNEKFKGVRLNFADSELKITANNPEQEQAEEILEVNFPYEDVEIGFNVNYVLDVLNAIKEQGVKFTLADANSSVVIEGQDSNEALYVVMPMRL